In Pirellulales bacterium, a genomic segment contains:
- a CDS encoding right-handed parallel beta-helix repeat-containing protein, whose amino-acid sequence MAQSLRADSIEVGSVSEFLSAINSAAAGDEILLQPGRYAGRFELIGNSDLTIRSMDPANPAIIDASGVGEGFKMSRVSGITLQDLIVENASVNGINIDDVAGGITSTSTDIRIECVQLRKGAGDGIKLTGVDHFFVDRVNVVGWGGGGTAFNLVGSHHGIVERSYFENTTPGGGTGFQAKGGSTDVVVRANRFVNANERAIQIGGSTGLQFFRPQPPGDVEASGIVAEGNVILNNGNAGQGIRSAVSFINVRDGVFRNNVVYRPSLYIARILKENTQPGFVNTQGGLLENNIFQWNGGDLAEAINVGANTLPATFTFAGNQWYNATNPGASHLSLPATETNGTYGVDPHVDLQGINTWSFSWGQWLVNTSNLPDTITLSNPEKLLLAVPGIGADFDVDAAAPLIGNWQFEPLSSAEFGVEPFSFALLVNVPEPGDSDLDGDVDGADFVIWQAHFPTQDGATLIEGDADGDGDVDGADFVIWQTQFPYAPGPSALPVAEPQSLISATIAGVGISILVRQRRSRQFLVGRSGRLKFIYCCSAFTCGVRINKWFRTDF is encoded by the coding sequence ATGGCCCAATCGCTACGGGCGGATTCGATCGAGGTGGGCAGCGTCTCGGAATTCCTCAGCGCAATCAATAGCGCCGCCGCAGGGGACGAAATCTTGTTGCAGCCCGGGCGATATGCTGGTCGATTCGAATTGATCGGCAATAGTGATCTGACGATTCGCAGTATGGATCCAGCCAATCCGGCGATCATCGATGCCAGCGGTGTCGGGGAAGGTTTCAAGATGAGTCGCGTATCGGGGATCACTCTGCAGGACTTGATCGTGGAGAACGCCTCAGTCAACGGCATCAACATCGACGATGTCGCGGGCGGCATCACAAGCACTTCGACGGACATCCGCATTGAATGCGTACAACTTCGAAAGGGTGCAGGCGATGGTATTAAATTGACGGGCGTGGACCATTTTTTTGTCGATCGGGTCAATGTCGTGGGCTGGGGCGGCGGCGGTACGGCGTTTAACCTGGTCGGTTCGCATCATGGAATTGTGGAACGGTCCTACTTTGAAAATACTACTCCGGGAGGCGGGACCGGTTTTCAAGCCAAGGGTGGTTCCACCGATGTAGTCGTCCGAGCCAATCGATTTGTCAACGCCAACGAGCGCGCTATTCAGATCGGTGGATCGACGGGGTTGCAGTTTTTTCGTCCCCAGCCTCCCGGAGATGTCGAAGCGAGCGGGATTGTGGCCGAAGGGAACGTGATCTTGAATAACGGTAATGCCGGACAAGGAATCCGTTCGGCCGTGAGTTTTATTAACGTGCGGGATGGCGTATTCAGAAACAATGTCGTATATCGGCCAAGTCTATATATCGCTCGCATTCTCAAGGAGAATACGCAACCAGGCTTCGTCAATACTCAGGGCGGTCTGCTGGAGAACAACATCTTCCAGTGGAATGGGGGAGATTTAGCCGAGGCGATCAATGTCGGTGCAAACACACTGCCGGCGACATTTACCTTTGCGGGAAACCAGTGGTATAACGCCACCAATCCAGGAGCGAGCCACCTATCGCTTCCGGCGACTGAAACCAATGGAACCTACGGTGTAGATCCGCACGTTGATTTGCAGGGCATCAATACGTGGTCTTTTTCTTGGGGACAGTGGCTGGTCAACACTTCCAATTTACCGGACACAATTACGCTATCCAACCCGGAGAAATTGTTGTTGGCGGTGCCGGGAATCGGTGCGGATTTTGACGTTGACGCCGCAGCGCCACTAATTGGCAACTGGCAGTTCGAACCACTGAGCAGTGCCGAGTTTGGCGTCGAGCCATTCAGCTTTGCCCTGCTTGTGAATGTCCCCGAACCTGGCGATTCCGATTTGGACGGCGACGTGGACGGAGCCGACTTTGTAATTTGGCAAGCGCATTTTCCAACTCAGGATGGTGCAACCCTGATTGAAGGCGATGCCGACGGCGATGGGGATGTCGATGGAGCGGATTTCGTGATTTGGCAAACTCAATTTCCCTACGCTCCCGGTCCCAGTGCTTTGCCAGTTGCGGAACCGCAATCGCTGATATCAGCGACAATTGCCGGAGTTGGAATTTCAATTCTCGTGCGGCAACGACGATCACGTCAGTTTCTGGTAGGGAGAAGTGGACGTTTGAAGTTCATATATTGCTGCTCAGCCTTCACGTGCGGCGTGCGGATCAACAAATGGTTCAGAACTGATTTCTAG
- the ribB gene encoding 3,4-dihydroxy-2-butanone-4-phosphate synthase — translation MPPVQHPESSIQHFGHGALHLNAHFSSVEDAVAAIRRGEVVIVVDAEDRENEGDFIGAADKVTPEMVNFMIREGRGQLCMPILPDVAERLKLPQMCDVNSAPLGTAFTVPVDHRTSRTGITAQERATTIQAIVDPTSKPSDFVRPGHLCGLVAKEGGVLRRAGHTEAAVDLARLSELSPAGVLCEILDEHGDRAGREKLFELAKKYELHIISIEELIRYRRAREKLVYRIAEAELPTRYGPFKLIAYGVKYESQQPMVLVMGDLSQTAAPLVRLHSSCYTGDVLDSLRCDCGDQLHMALEMIGQAGAGVLIYLPQEGRGIGLVEKIKAYQLQDQGLDTVEANLALGYKADVRDYGVGIQLLKDLGLSKVRLLTNNPKKTDAFVYGGFDLQVIDQVPILPPVHEHNARYIATKRDKMGHRLPGNA, via the coding sequence ATGCCGCCTGTTCAGCATCCAGAATCTAGCATCCAACATTTTGGCCACGGAGCCCTTCACTTGAACGCACATTTTTCATCGGTTGAAGACGCCGTTGCCGCGATTCGGCGGGGCGAAGTGGTCATTGTCGTCGATGCCGAAGATCGCGAGAACGAAGGCGATTTTATTGGTGCGGCGGACAAGGTGACGCCGGAGATGGTCAACTTCATGATTCGCGAAGGGCGGGGGCAACTTTGCATGCCGATCTTGCCCGATGTGGCCGAGAGGCTGAAGTTGCCACAGATGTGCGATGTGAACTCGGCACCGTTGGGAACGGCGTTTACGGTGCCGGTCGATCATCGGACTTCGCGGACTGGCATCACTGCGCAGGAGCGGGCAACGACGATTCAGGCGATTGTCGATCCGACGAGCAAGCCGAGCGACTTTGTGCGGCCAGGACATTTGTGCGGCCTCGTCGCGAAAGAAGGAGGCGTACTGCGGCGCGCAGGGCATACCGAAGCGGCGGTCGATCTGGCGCGGCTGTCGGAGTTGTCGCCGGCGGGCGTGTTGTGCGAGATTTTAGACGAGCATGGTGATCGGGCTGGCCGCGAGAAATTGTTTGAGCTGGCGAAGAAATATGAATTGCACATTATTTCGATCGAAGAGTTGATTCGCTATCGGCGGGCGCGCGAGAAGCTCGTCTATCGAATTGCCGAGGCGGAGCTGCCGACGCGGTATGGGCCGTTCAAGTTGATCGCTTACGGCGTAAAGTACGAATCGCAGCAACCGATGGTGTTGGTGATGGGAGATCTTTCCCAAACCGCTGCGCCGCTGGTGCGACTGCATTCGTCGTGCTACACCGGTGATGTGCTCGATTCGCTGCGCTGCGATTGCGGCGATCAGTTGCACATGGCGCTCGAGATGATCGGCCAGGCCGGCGCGGGAGTGCTCATCTACCTGCCTCAAGAAGGGCGCGGAATTGGACTCGTCGAGAAGATCAAAGCGTATCAATTGCAGGACCAGGGGCTCGATACGGTCGAGGCGAACTTGGCGCTCGGTTATAAAGCTGATGTCCGCGATTATGGCGTGGGGATTCAACTGCTGAAGGATTTGGGACTGTCGAAGGTGCGGCTGCTGACGAACAATCCGAAAAAGACCGATGCGTTTGTTTATGGCGGGTTCGATTTGCAAGTGATTGACCAGGTGCCCATTCTGCCGCCGGTGCATGAGCACAACGCTCGCTACATAGCGACGAAGCGCGATAAGATGGGGCATCGGCTGCCGGGAAATGCGTGA
- a CDS encoding MmgE/PrpD family protein — protein sequence MSEFVILPADTNQARGIAQYAIDFVKKKFAAEPSAKVWQRLELFHLDSVACGVSALALGCNAPTVLRCEALEYPFSRLPAAEGGPEVRGRGAFCLGSNIAVKPEKAVVANSSAVREWDANGTNFGYDSARGHTAGEFGHNDFYPVAIAAAQHRGLDGAAALRGMLAIDEIRGRLAEVFSLKSYKIDHVVHGAIASATVYGAMCGATVDQIESAIGMVVAHYVPFRAIRHGKQLSDSKGASAAISAEVAVLSAKRAMRGFIGPTDIFRNPEAIFCLFEKQPMGRSPFDLLLATGGDDFAVMGMHFKLGLYEHQSAGAIQGAIDLLMRHPQLLESPEQLKSVRITIYEPAFSIIGDPAKRNPRTRQSADHSMVYIIATLLRKAFERKVAGWKELMLLPADYDDAVLVNPLTRQLMNRIEFRHGGTEYDAKYPDGIPTKLEVKHEKLGHLSSGLVMYPLGHARNRGGELLAALEHKFAALTELAVSDANALRIRFKDLSDKSASEICNIYALPIRGI from the coding sequence TTGAGCGAATTTGTGATCTTGCCCGCGGACACTAATCAGGCGCGCGGGATTGCGCAGTACGCGATTGATTTTGTCAAGAAAAAGTTTGCGGCCGAGCCAAGTGCCAAGGTTTGGCAGCGGCTGGAGCTGTTCCATTTGGATAGCGTGGCGTGCGGTGTGTCGGCCTTGGCGCTCGGATGCAATGCGCCGACGGTGCTGCGGTGCGAAGCTCTCGAATACCCATTCTCACGTCTCCCAGCCGCGGAAGGCGGGCCGGAGGTGAGGGGGCGAGGGGCGTTTTGCTTGGGCTCAAACATTGCAGTGAAGCCCGAAAAGGCCGTCGTTGCCAACAGTTCCGCGGTGCGCGAGTGGGACGCGAATGGGACGAATTTCGGCTACGACTCCGCGCGCGGGCATACGGCCGGAGAGTTTGGACATAACGATTTTTATCCCGTGGCCATTGCCGCGGCTCAGCATCGCGGGCTTGACGGCGCGGCGGCTCTGCGCGGGATGCTGGCGATCGACGAAATCCGCGGACGGCTCGCGGAAGTGTTTTCCCTGAAGTCGTACAAGATCGATCACGTCGTTCATGGGGCGATTGCATCGGCGACGGTGTATGGAGCGATGTGCGGGGCGACGGTCGATCAAATCGAGTCGGCAATCGGCATGGTCGTGGCCCATTACGTTCCATTCCGGGCGATTCGGCACGGCAAGCAGCTTTCGGATTCGAAGGGGGCGTCGGCGGCGATCAGTGCGGAAGTCGCGGTGCTGAGCGCCAAACGGGCAATGCGAGGCTTCATCGGGCCGACGGATATTTTCCGCAATCCCGAGGCGATTTTTTGCTTGTTCGAGAAGCAGCCAATGGGGCGCAGCCCGTTTGATTTGCTACTGGCGACCGGCGGCGACGATTTCGCTGTCATGGGGATGCATTTCAAGCTTGGACTGTACGAGCATCAATCGGCCGGAGCGATTCAGGGGGCGATCGATTTGCTAATGCGACACCCGCAGCTACTCGAAAGCCCGGAACAACTAAAGTCGGTTCGAATCACGATCTACGAGCCGGCGTTTTCGATCATCGGCGACCCTGCAAAGCGCAACCCGCGGACGCGGCAAAGCGCCGATCACTCGATGGTGTATATTATCGCGACGCTATTGCGAAAGGCGTTTGAACGGAAAGTGGCAGGATGGAAAGAATTGATGCTGCTGCCAGCGGACTATGACGACGCGGTACTTGTGAACCCGTTGACACGGCAACTCATGAACCGCATCGAGTTCCGTCACGGGGGGACAGAATATGATGCGAAGTATCCGGATGGTATTCCAACGAAGCTGGAGGTGAAGCATGAAAAGCTTGGCCATTTGTCGAGCGGGCTGGTGATGTATCCGTTGGGGCATGCGAGGAATCGTGGCGGCGAATTGCTCGCTGCATTGGAGCATAAATTCGCAGCCTTAACGGAACTGGCAGTTAGTGACGCGAACGCATTGAGGATAAGATTTAAAGATTTGTCGGACAAATCGGCGAGTGAGATTTGTAATATTTATGCATTACCTATCCGTGGAATATAG
- a CDS encoding VOC family protein, whose product MEPRISIITLGVNDLEASLRFYRDGLGWPTTWDADKGVVFFQSNGACLALYPIAELAKDIRDDLDCSRSKFAGITLAHNVREREEVDRVLQQAESAGGNIEKPAQDTFWGGYGGYFSDPDGHIWEVAWGAFEFREDGSLIIP is encoded by the coding sequence ATGGAACCACGAATCAGCATCATTACCCTCGGCGTCAACGACCTCGAAGCGTCGCTGCGATTCTATCGCGACGGTCTGGGTTGGCCAACGACCTGGGATGCCGACAAAGGAGTGGTCTTCTTCCAATCGAACGGCGCATGTTTAGCCTTGTATCCAATCGCTGAATTGGCCAAAGATATACGCGACGATCTGGATTGTTCTCGATCGAAGTTCGCTGGCATTACCTTGGCACACAATGTTCGTGAGCGGGAAGAGGTCGATCGAGTTCTTCAACAGGCCGAATCCGCCGGAGGCAACATTGAAAAGCCCGCTCAAGATACGTTTTGGGGTGGCTACGGCGGTTACTTTTCCGATCCCGACGGTCACATCTGGGAGGTCGCTTGGGGGGCTTTTGAATTTCGAGAGGACGGAAGTTTGATAATTCCGTGA